A stretch of Treponema vincentii F0403 DNA encodes these proteins:
- a CDS encoding HAL/PAL/TAL family ammonia-lyase: protein MKKIVFGNQRISIEDIELIAKKECEIELNRTPEFIQKINAGADFLDKMIAEHGAVYGVTTGYGDSCTKAVPADSYYVLPVNLSRFHGCGLGEYFDAETTRAIMAVRLVSLVQACSGVSFNLVEALFNLLKHDILPRIPQEGSVGASGDLTPLSYIVAALIGERDVVLNGTVMPAADALHTCGLKEITLRPKEALAIMNGTAAMTGVACLAFCRAKYLADLSCRLTAMASIAMKGNEYHFDPRLFAMKPHPGQSHAADLVRKNFSSKIQASVIPEKIQDNYSIRCAPHIIGVFYDFEPTLRSFIETELNSANDNPLVSPEYQSVFHGGHFYGGHIAFAMDSLKNIVANFADLADRQLALLVDEKMNKGLPPNLSGSDSSYSYNHGLKAVQIGASAWTAEALKNTMPASVFSRSTECHNQDKVSMGTIAARDCTRVIVLTTQVLSALMIACYQAIQIRKKNGLDRSKTENIEDLLAQIAEKFDFLVDDRPLEKDLRTIISAIESKYWNV, encoded by the coding sequence ATGAAAAAGATTGTGTTCGGGAATCAGAGAATATCTATCGAAGATATAGAATTGATAGCGAAAAAGGAATGTGAAATCGAGTTAAACAGAACACCCGAATTTATACAAAAGATAAATGCGGGTGCTGATTTTTTGGATAAGATGATTGCCGAACACGGCGCCGTTTACGGAGTAACAACCGGCTACGGCGATTCTTGCACTAAGGCGGTTCCCGCTGACAGTTATTACGTACTGCCGGTAAATCTTTCCCGTTTCCATGGCTGCGGCTTGGGTGAATACTTTGATGCTGAAACGACCCGTGCAATTATGGCGGTGCGGTTAGTGTCGCTCGTGCAAGCTTGTTCGGGGGTCAGCTTTAATCTGGTAGAAGCGCTCTTCAATCTTTTAAAGCACGATATTCTGCCGCGTATTCCGCAGGAAGGAAGTGTCGGGGCGAGCGGGGACTTAACGCCGCTGTCGTATATCGTTGCAGCATTAATCGGAGAACGGGATGTTGTGTTAAACGGTACGGTTATGCCTGCTGCGGATGCGCTGCACACATGCGGCTTAAAAGAAATTACACTGCGCCCCAAAGAAGCCCTTGCCATTATGAACGGAACCGCTGCGATGACCGGTGTTGCGTGTTTGGCGTTTTGCCGTGCAAAATATCTTGCGGACTTATCATGCCGGCTTACTGCGATGGCGTCCATTGCGATGAAAGGCAATGAGTATCATTTTGATCCGCGTTTATTTGCGATGAAGCCGCATCCCGGACAAAGCCATGCGGCGGATTTAGTGCGGAAAAATTTTTCATCGAAGATACAAGCTTCCGTTATTCCTGAAAAAATACAAGATAACTACAGCATACGCTGCGCGCCGCACATTATCGGTGTTTTTTATGACTTTGAACCGACTCTCCGTTCATTCATAGAAACGGAGCTGAACAGCGCAAACGATAACCCGCTGGTATCGCCCGAATATCAGTCGGTATTTCACGGCGGTCATTTTTACGGCGGGCATATTGCCTTTGCGATGGACAGCTTAAAAAACATTGTCGCGAATTTCGCCGATTTAGCGGATAGGCAGCTTGCTCTGTTAGTCGATGAAAAAATGAACAAAGGTTTGCCGCCGAATCTTTCCGGCTCCGATTCTTCTTATTCATATAACCATGGGTTAAAAGCGGTGCAAATCGGCGCTTCCGCATGGACTGCAGAAGCGCTGAAAAACACGATGCCTGCCAGCGTGTTTTCACGTTCGACGGAATGTCATAATCAGGATAAGGTGAGCATGGGGACGATAGCAGCTCGTGATTGTACTCGTGTTATCGTATTAACAACACAAGTGTTAAGCGCACTGATGATCGCCTGTTATCAAGCAATTCAAATTCGGAAAAAGAACGGATTAGACCGAAGCAAAACGGAAAATATAGAAGACCTGCTGGCACAAATTGCTGAAAAATTTGACTTTTTGGTTGACGACCGTCCGCTGGAAAAAGATTTGCGCACGATAATATCCGCAATCGAATCAAAATATTGGAATGTATAA
- a CDS encoding type II toxin-antitoxin system RelB/DinJ family antitoxin, with product MNQSAFSVRMDTQLKKDFSLICEDFGMSVSTAFTLFAKAVVREHRIPFEIKSDLPNTLTMRTIELAETGKELHGPFSSIHDLKESLNT from the coding sequence ATGAATCAGTCTGCTTTTAGTGTGAGAATGGATACTCAATTAAAAAAAGATTTTTCTCTTATTTGTGAAGATTTCGGCATGTCTGTTTCAACGGCATTTACATTATTTGCAAAGGCGGTTGTTAGGGAGCACAGGATTCCCTTTGAAATAAAAAGTGATTTGCCAAATACTTTAACGATGCGAACAATAGAACTTGCAGAAACCGGAAAAGAATTACACGGCCCTTTTTCATCAATTCATGATTTAAAGGAATCGCTTAATACTTGA
- a CDS encoding glycosyltransferase family 2 protein, with amino-acid sequence MKSASDTWTYCFLIPVYNHAALLENTIPQFLQFGIPLIIVDDGSNEKNKIILKRIVDAHPAIVLISNTQNSGKGFAIKQGIEYCKRHTIDFAFQVDADNQHSLAAVPEFLNRSKAQKSIKHSIIGYPIYDDTVPTIRKDARKISNFFVSVTTLTPDVRDSLCGFRIYPVAETWKIYRNPFISKRMPIDMELLTRLYWNGVSIIYMPVNVTYPTNGSSHYKAFRDTVILSAKHAFLCCEMFFRFPLILFYALRRLLHS; translated from the coding sequence ATGAAAAGCGCTTCCGATACATGGACATATTGCTTTTTAATACCGGTGTACAATCATGCCGCTCTTTTAGAAAACACCATACCGCAGTTTTTGCAATTCGGTATACCGCTCATTATTGTTGATGACGGCAGTAATGAAAAAAATAAAATCATCTTAAAGAGAATAGTAGATGCTCATCCCGCTATTGTGTTAATTAGCAACACACAGAATAGTGGAAAAGGCTTCGCGATAAAACAAGGCATCGAATATTGCAAACGGCATACCATCGATTTTGCGTTTCAGGTCGATGCGGACAATCAGCATAGCCTTGCGGCAGTGCCGGAATTTTTGAATCGCAGCAAAGCGCAAAAAAGCATTAAGCACAGCATTATCGGTTACCCTATCTACGACGACACTGTGCCTACAATACGCAAAGACGCACGAAAAATTTCCAATTTTTTTGTTTCCGTTACAACGCTTACACCGGATGTCCGCGATTCGTTATGCGGCTTTAGAATTTATCCCGTAGCGGAAACATGGAAGATATACCGGAATCCATTCATTAGTAAAAGAATGCCGATCGATATGGAACTTCTAACTCGCCTTTATTGGAACGGTGTATCGATTATCTATATGCCGGTGAACGTAACCTATCCTACAAACGGCAGCTCTCATTACAAGGCCTTCCGCGATACGGTTATTTTAAGTGCAAAGCACGCATTTTTATGCTGCGAAATGTTTTTCCGGTTTCCGTTGATTCTTTTTTATGCGCTCAGGAGACTATTGCACTCATGA